Part of the Candidatus Alcyoniella australis genome is shown below.
TCGGGGTAGCGTTCGTAGGCCTGGGACACGCGCTTCTGAAAGAGCGGGATCTTGCCGCCCGCGGCCCGGGCCTCGCGCGCCTCCAGTATCTCGCGTTTGCTCCGTCGATCCCCGACTTCGCGCTTTCGCCGGCGGCGCTGCTGTTGTCGACGGTCGACGACCACCGCCTCGATTGTGATCAGGAAGTACAACAGCTGCAGCGACTCGGTGAGCGTCAGGCTGCTCTCGCTGAGGATCCTGCCGATGTTCTGCTGCCGGCCCACGGAGCGGTAGTACTTCATCTCCGAGGGCTTGAGCACGACCTGTCCGGTCTCGACCAGGTTGGTCTTGGTCTTGACCGGCCGTACGTTGGTGAAGTCGCGGAAGTACTCCTCGAGCCGCTGCAGCGACATGTAGCGCCGGATGCCCTCGAGCACCAGTTTGGGCGCGTTCTGGCTCAGGCAGAGGTTTTTATCGAGCTCGAAGTCGCCGGCGGTGAAGTGGTACTCGCCGTCGTCCCAGGCGAAGATTTTGAGGATCTTTTCCTTGATCTGGTCGATCAACGCCGTGTACAGCTGGTGCGGCGTGAGCACGCCCATCTCGATCAACACCGCGCCGTGCTGTTTGCCGCTGCTGATCATCTGCTGCAGGCTGGCGTTGTACTGCTCGGTGGTGATCATCTCACGCGAGAGCAGGTAGCGGCCCAGGGACTCGTTGGAGAGGTTGCTGGTGACGAATACCGGGTTGCCGCGGCTGATGTAGACGATCTTGGAGACCGACTCGCTGATCATTCGCAGCGCGCCGTTGCGCTCGTATTTGTACAACGTGTAGAGCAACTTGCCCAGCGGCACCTCGGCCAGGGTGCCCTCGCGTCCGATGCGGCGGCTGATCCATTGCCGGTCGTCGCCCACCGCCACGTCGATCGGCATCTCCGGCTCGCCCAGGGCGAACAGCTCGCGCAACAGTCGCTCGAGCTCGGTAACGTCCACGGGCTTGGCCAGGAACGAGTCGACGCCCAGCCGCTTGAGGTGTTCGTACTGGTCCTGGAACGCGCGGTAGGCGCTGCTCATCAGTACGGCCTTGAACAAGCCGCCGCCGGGCTTCTCGCGCAGGCGCTGGATGACCTTGACGCCGGGCATGCCCACCAGCAGCGCATCGATCAATACCAGGTCGGGGTTGGTCTCGTCGAAGCGCTCCAGCGCCTGCTGGCCGGTGGTGACCCAAACTGTCTGGATTTCGCGTCCGGCGAAGAACTCGGAGAGCGCCTCGTACTGCGAATGGTCGTGCTCGCCGATCAGCACGCGCTTGAGGTTCATCGCGGACCCCTTGCGTTCAATGCGAGCTTCGCCTTGATGTTTGGTGGGCTTTCGTCCATCGCTCCGTCGCGGTATCTGTGCTGTAAAACATTATATTCGCGCGATTTACGGCGCTTGTCCAGTTCATCATCTGGCGTCGGAAACGATCTCGACCAACGTCTGGTGCAGCATTGGAATAAGAATCTCGTGGTGGCCGGTGATCGCGATCCCCTGTCCGCCCTGGGCCACCGGCCGCGTGATCACGTTCTGGGTCGGGCGGTAGTGCTGGATGAAGTCGAGGTTGGCCGTGGTAAAGTTCGTGGGCGCACCCTCGATGTTGCGCGCCACACTCAGCGCCTTGAGGAACACCTCGGGCAGCAGCACCGCGCTGCCCAGGTTGAGGTACACGCCGCCGTCGAGCTGGGCCACGATTTGGGTCAGGGCGTCGAAGTCGCGCATGCAGCCCGTGGCGCACAGCTCGGCCGGGAACTGCGGATGCATGTGTAGGATGTCGGTGCCCAGGGCGATCACGCCGTAGGCCTGCAGGCCCAGGCGCTCGATCGCGGCCAGCAGGCTGATCTTCAGATACGGCGGCACCAGATCGAGAATGCCGCGACCCACTGCCCCGCCCAGACCGCGTCCGGCCTCGATCCCTTGGCGGATGAAGCGGTTGAGATACTCGGCGGTCTCGGTCGCCATGCCGAACTCGCCGCGCCCCAGGCTTTGGGCCACGTCCTCGCTGGTTTTGCCGGCAAAGGCCAGCTCGAAGTCGTGAATCATCACCGAGCCGTTGAATACAATCGCGCTGATCAGCCCGCGCTGGGCCAGGTCGATCAGGTAGGGCGAGCAGCCGGTCTTGATTACGTGGCCGCCCAGTCCGACGATCACCGGCCGGTCCGCCTGCCGCGCCTCGACGATCGCCCGCGCCAGTTCGGACATTCCACGAGCGCCAAAGCTCCGCGGCATCCCGCAGAGCCAATCTTTGAACGAGACGCCCGCCGATCGCGGCCTTCCCAGGTCGTCGCGGTCGACTAGGCTATGGCGGCTGCTCAAAGGATAGGTTTTAATTTTGTCGCGTGGGCCGCTCACTTGTGCTCCGCGTCGCGCGGGAACAGCAGCCGCTCGGAGATGTCGCACAGCAGGTGGCCGATGGCGATGTGCACTTCCTGGATTAAGGCGGTCCGCCCGCCGGGAACCTCGATCGCCACGTCGCACAATGCGCTCAGCGGTGAGCCCGCGGGCCCGCACAGGCCGATCACCGACAGCCCCAGCTCGCGCGCGACCTCGCAGGCCAGCAGCACGTTGGGGCTCGAGCCCGATGTGCTGATCGCGATCAGCACGTCGCCGCGGCGGCCCAGCGCCTCGATCTGACGCGAGAAGATCCGCTCGTAGCCCATGTCGTTGCTCACCGAGGTCATGGTGCTCGCGTCGATGGTCAGGGCGATGGCGGACATGCCGGGCCGCTCCAGCTCAAAGCGGTTGACCCACTCGGCGGCCAGGTGCTGGGCGTCGGCCGCGCTGCCGCCGTTGCCGCAGATCAGGACCTTGTTTCCCGCGGCCAGCGCGTCGGCGATCATCTGCGAGGCGCGCTGGATGAGCTCGGCCTGGGCCTCCAGGGTTCGCATGCGCAGCTGCGCGCCCTCGCGGGCGTGGGTCAAAATCAGTTCTTTCACAGTACCCCGTCCTCCGGGTGAACAGTAGAATCCAACCTGCGGGCCTGTCAAGGATCGATCGTATCGATAACCCCCCGAATTGCAAGTTGGTTTGCGATCGATGCCCACGGCGGTCCACTAGCGCGGCCGGGCCCGGCCGCGCTTTGACAGCCATGAGGTTGCGGGATAGATTCAAGTTAAGACACAGGGGACTTAAACTATATAACGACCCCGGACGGCGAATCCCAGATGGCCTATAAGACGAATCCCAGAGTGCTCTCGATGATTCTCGCCGGCGGCGAGGGCAGCCGCTTGCAGCCGCTGACCAAGACCCGGGCCAAACCCGCGGTCCCCTTTGCCGGACGCTACCGGATCATCGACTTCGTGCTGAGCAACTTCATCAACTCGCGCTTCTATCGAATCAAGGTGCTGACCCAGTACAAGTCCAACTCGCTGAACAAGCACATCAGCCGCGGCTGGCACCTAACCCACGTGGGCGGCAACTTCATCGAGCCGGTCCCGGCGCAGCAGCGCGTGGGCAAAGATTGGTACCGCGGCAGCGCCGACGCGATCTATCAAAACATCGAGATCATCACCGACGACAATCCCGAACACGTGCTGATTTTCGGCGCGGACCACATCTACAAGATGAACGTGCGCCAGATGCTCGCCGAGCACATCGAGCGCAAGGCCGAATGCACTATCGCGGCGATCCCCATGCCCTGCGACCAAGCGTACAAGTTCGGCGTGCTCGAAATCGACGAGGACTGGCGGCTGATCGGTTTCCAGGAGAAGCCGAAAAAACCCAAGACGATTCCCGGCCGTCCCGACCTGTGCCTGATCTCGATGGGCAACTACATCTTCACCGTCGACACGATCATCGAGGAGGTCCAGCGCGACCACGGCGCTGAGTCGCAGCACGACTTCGGCCGCAACATCATCCCCGGGATGTACAAACAGCGCTACGTGCACGTCTACGACTTCTCGCGCAACTCGGTCCCGGGCATGTCCCAGAACGAGCGCGGATATTGGCGCGACGTGGGCGACATCGACACCTATTGGGAGACGCACATGGACCTGATCAGCGTCTCGCCGCGGCTGGACATCCACAACGTGCAGTGGCCGATCCACACCTACTACTTCCCCTATCCGCCGGCCAAGTTCATCTTCGACGACGAGCAGGGCAAGCGCTTGGGTGTGGCCACCAACTCGCTGGTCTCCGAAGGCGCAATTATTTCCGGCGGACACATCGACCGCTCGATCCTCAGCCCGATGGTGCGCATCAACTCCTACAGCTACGTCAGCGAATCGATTCTGTTCGAGGACGTCAACATCGGCCGCCACGCGATGATCAAGCGCGCGATAATCGATAAACACGTGGACGTCCCGCCGGGCGCCAAGATCGGCTACGACCTAGAGGAAGACAAACGGCGCTTTCACGTCACCGCCTCGGGGATCGTCGTGGTTCCCAAGCGCCATCAATTCAAGTAGGGCCCGTGCAACGGCTCTCGGTCCTTTTCCTGTGGCACATGCACCAGCCGGACTACTCCCACGGTCTGGACGGCGACTACCGCCTGCCCTGGGTGCGGCTGCACGCCTGCAAGGGCTACTACGAGATGATCGCCGCCCTGCGCCCCTTCGAGCGCATCGGCGCAACCTTCAACTTCTCGCCGTGCCTGATCGCGCAGCTCGAGGACTACGCGCAACGCGGCCTGGAAACGCCCGAGACCTGCTTGCAGCTCTCGCTCAAATCGCCGGGCGATCTGACCCACGACGAGGTCGACCGGCTGCTCTCGGACTTCTTCAACGCCAACTGGGACACGATGGTCCGGCCCGAGCCGGGCTACGCGCGGCTGCTCGAGAAACGCGGATTGCGCTCGTCGCCGCAGTACCTGGCCCAGGCCCGGCGGTCGTTCAGTAAACAAGACCTGCTGGATTTGCAGGTCTGGTTCAACCTCGCCTGGTGCGGCCCGGCAGCCTGCCGCGACCTGCCGCAGCTCGCGCAGCTTAAGCGCAAGGGGATGCAGTTCAGCGCACAGGACAAGCGCGAGGTGCTCGTGGCGCAGATCGAGCTGGTGCGCCGGGTGCTGGCCGAATATCGCGAGGCCGCGCAACAAGGCCGGATCGAGATCAGCGCCTCGCCGTTTTACCACCCGATTTTACCGCTGCTGATCGACAGCCGGTTCGCGCATCGCGCATCGCCCGAACGCGACCTGCCCTTCCGCTTCCGCGCGCCCCGGGACGCCCGCGACCAAATCGAGCGCGGACTGGATCGCATGCAGCGCTGGCTGGGAACCCGCCCCAGCGGGGTCTGGCCCAGCGAGGGCTCGATCTGCCCCGAGCTGATCGGGATGCTGGCCGAGGCCGGGGTCGAATGGATCGCAAGCGACGAGGGCGTGCTGGCGCGCTCCCTTGATCGGCACGCGGAGCGCGAGGACTGGCTCTACCGGCCCTACACCGTGCGCCGCAACGGCAGCCAGGTGCGGGCGCTGTTCCGCGACCACCAGCTCTCCGATCTGATCGGCTTCACCTACTCCAAGAACGACCCCCGCGAATCGGCCGAAGATTTCGTCGGGCGGCTGCAAAGCATCGGCGAGCGGACCGCCGGGCGCGGCGACGAGCCGTGCGTGGCCGTGGTGCTCGACGGCGAGAACGCCTGGGAATATTTCCCCGGCGGCGGCGAACGCTTTCTCGAGGCGCTGTACTCCAAGCTCGAGTCCCAGCCCAACCTGCGCGTCGAGCGCATCGGCGAATATTTGAGCCGCGTCCGCGAGCCCGCAACCATCGAGCGGCTGCACTCGGGCAGCTGGATCAACGCCGATTACAACGTCTGGATCGGCCACCCCGAGGAGAACCAGGCCTGGAACCTGCTGGGCCAGACGCGGCAGATGCTGGTCAGCAGGCAGCGCCGCGGACCGGCGTTGGAGCAGTCTAAAATCGATCGCGCCTGGGAGCTGATCTATCAGGCCGAGGGCAGCGATTGGTTCTGGTGGTTCGGCGACGATTTCACCAACCCGCAGAAGGACGTGTTCGACGGCCTGTTCCGCAGCAAGCTCGCCGCGGTCTTCCGCGAGCTGGACGAGCCGTTGCCCGACGAATTGCAGCGGCCGCTGAGCCGGGACGAGCACCAGGCCGATCCGCTGGAGCCGCCGCTGGACTTCATCACGCCGCGCATCGATGGCCGCGTAACCCACTTCTACGAGTGGGAGAACGCCGGAGTACTCAAATTCGGCCAGTCGCGCGGCCAGATGCACCTGGGCCGCTCGCTGCTGGCCAACGCGTTCTACGGCTTCGACCTGCAAAACTTCTACCTGCGGCTGGACCCCTGCGCCGAGCTGTTGTCCGAGCCCGAGGTCATGGCCTCGCTGTTGATCGAGGGGCCCGCGACGTTCGAGGCGCGCTTCGCCCTGCGCTTCGACGGCTCGCTGAGCAGCTACACCCTGAGCCGCAGCGAGGGCGGCGAGCAACAGATCGAGTCGATCGCCGGACACGACGTAATCGAGCTGGCGCTGCCGTTTGCCGCGATCAACGCCGAGGTCGACCAGCGCTATCGGCTGCAGCTGCGGCTCTACAAGTCCGGCATTGAGCTCGATCGCCTGCCGCGCTACGACTCGCTGGAGCTACAGATCCCGGACAAGTCTTTCCAAAATCTGATGTGGTCCTGTTGAAATGAGCAATCTCAAAGCGTTCCTCTCCCTGACAATCCACAACCACCAGCCGGTGGGCAACTTCGACTGGGTATTCCAGGGCGCGTTCGAGCGCTGTTACGAGCCGTTTATCGCAATGCTGGCCGAGCACCCCTCGATCAAGGTCGGCCTGCACTACTCCGGCCCGCTGCTGGACTGGTTCGAGCAAAACCAGCCGCAGTTTATCGACAAGCTCGCCGTGCTGGTAAATCGCGGACAAGTCGAAATGCTCGGCGGCGGCTACTACGAGCCGATCCTGTCGGTGCTGCCCGAGGCCGACGCCCTGGGCCAGTTGGCGATGCTCGCGGACTGGATCGAACGCCGATTGGGCCAAGCGCCGCGCGGAATCTGGCTCACCGAGCGCATCTGGGAGCCGGGCCTGCCCGACCTGCTCTCGCGCGCCAACGTGAAGTACACCCTGGCCGACGACAACCACTTCCGCTACGCCGGGCTGAGCGAGGACCAACTCGCGGGCTACTACCTCACCGAGAACCGCGGTAAGCGGATGGCGGTCTTCCCCATCGACCGCACCCTGCGCTACACGATCCCGTTCAAGCAGCCCGAGCAGACCATCGAACATTTGCGTCAACGCAGCCGACTGTGGCCCGGCGTGCTGCTCAACTACGGCGACGACGGCGAGAAGTTCGGCCTGTGGCCCGGGACCCACGAGTGGGTCTACGGCGAGCGCTGGCTCGAGCGCTTCTTCACGGCGCTGGAGGAGTCCGCGGACTGGCTGGAGACGATCACGCCCGGCGCGGCGCTGGAGCGCTTTGAGCGTGTGGGCCGGGTCTACCTGCCCACGGCGAGCTACCACGAGATGATGCAGTGGGCGCTGCCGGCCCAAGCTGCGGCCGACATGGCCCAACTGGTCGACGAGCTCAAGGAGCGCGGTGAGTACGAGCGGATGCTGCCCTTTATCCGCGGTGGATTCTGGAACAACTTCTTCGTCAAGTACCCCGAGTCCAACCGCATGCACAAACGGATGCTCCACGTCAGCCGCATGCTCGATAGCGCTGGCCAGGCGGCGCCCGAGGCGGCGCGGCACGCGCTGTACCGCAGCCAGTGCAACTGCGCCTACTGGCACGGGCTGTTCGGCGGGCTGTACCTGAACTATCTGCGCCACGCGGTCTACGAGAACATCCTCGCGGCCCAGCGGCTGCTCGACGAGGCAACGGGCGATCTGCAAGGCCGGGTCGAGGTAGAGCAAGAGGACTACGACTGCTGCGGCATCGACGAGCTGCTGGTGCGCAGCACCAAGCTGTGCGCCACGGTCCAGCCCGGCTACGGCGGCGGACTGAGCGAGATCAGTTTTCGGCCGCGCGACTTCTGCCTGACCGACGTGCTGGCCCGGCGCTACGAGGCCTACCACAGCCGACTGAGCAACGCGCAGAGCCCGGGTGCCGACCAGGGCGATCCGCAGAGCATCCACGATCGGGTTCAGGTCAAGGAGCAGGGTCTGGAGAACCTGCTGTACTACGACTGGCACGAGCGCTTGTGCGTGCTCGACCATCTGCTGGGCGAGGGCTACGACCTCGAGGCGCTGGAATCGGCGAGCTATCGCGAGTGGGGCGACTTCGTCAATCAACCCTACGAGGTAGCCGCGGTCGTCGCTCCGCAGCACGGAGCGGCGCAGATCCGCCTGGTGCGCGACGGCGGGCTGTGGATCGGCGGCGACTGCCATTGCTTCACAATCCAAAAGAGCTACCGCTTCTTTCCCGACTCGGCCGACGTCGAGATCGGCCTGACCCTGATCAACCGCTCAACGCAACACCAGTCGATCAACTACGGCTGCGAGTTCAACCTTACGCTGCTGTGCGGCGACCAGCCGGACCGGCGCTGCGAAATCAACGGCGCGGCGGACGAACAATCGTCGATGGGCGGCCGCGGCGTGAGCCCCGAGGTGCGGCGCGTGGTGTTGATCGACGAGGCGTCGGGCTTCCGTGTTAAGCTGGAGGTCGACCGTCCCTGTGAGCTGTTCCGCTGGCCGATTGAAACCGTCAGCCAGAGCGACGGCGGATTCGAGCGCACCTACCAGGGTTCGTGCCTGCTGTTCGTACACAGTTTTGAGCTCGAGCCCGACCAGCAGGCCCAGATCAAATTCAAGCTTTGCATCGAGGAGGTCCCGAAGTGAGCACTATCGGAAGCTTTACGTTCGTACTGCACAGCCATTTGCCCTACGTGCTCTCTCACGGTCGTTGGCCCCACGGCACCGACTGGCTCAACGAGGCCGCGGCCGAGACCTACCTGCCGCTGCTGGACGTGTTCGGCCGTCTGGCGGCCGAGGGGCTGCCGATCAAGCTGACCCTGGGTATCACGCCGATCCTTGCCGAGCAGCTAAGTTCGCTGGACTTCGCCCGCGAGTTCAACGGCTACCTCAAGCAGCGCATCGAGGGCTGCGAGACCGACATCGCACACTTCACGCGCACCAAGCAGACGCAGATGGGGCGGCTGGCCGGGATGTGGCTCGACTTCTACCGCCGCACGCACCTGCGCTTTACCGAGCATTATGACGAGGACATCGTCGGCGCGTTCGCCAAGCTGCAAGAGCGCGGCCTGATCGAGATCATCACCAGCGCGGCGACCCACGGCTATTTGCCGCTGCTGGGCTACGACGAGGCGGTGCGCGCCCAGGTGCGCGCCGGGGTCGAGACCTACAAACGCCACTTCGGCTGCGCGCCGCGCGGAATCTGGCTGCCCGAGTGCGCCTACCGACCGGCCTACCCCTGGAAGCCGCCGGTGGCCTCGCAGGCCCGGCTGCCCATGGAGCGCGAGCGACTGGGAGTCGAAGAGCTGCTGGCCGAGAACGGCATCGAGTACTTCATTACCGACAGCCACATGCTCGTCGGCGGCAAGGCGATCGGCGCCTACCTCGACCGCTTCGACGCCCTGCGCAATCTGTGGTCGCAGATGGACCGCTCGACCAAGATCGAGGGCAAGCCGCAGAGCCCCTACGGCGTGTACGCCGTGGCCAGCCGCGAAGGGCAGCGCGACGTTTGCTCCGTGCTGGTGCGCGATCCGCGCACCGGGGTTCAGGTCTGGTCCGGCGAGCACGGCTACCCCGGCGACGGCCAATACCTCGAATTCCACAAGAAGCACTTCCCCAGCGGCAACCGCTACTGGCGGGTGACCGGGTCCAAGGCCGATCTGGCCGACAAGCAGATCTACGACCCCGAGCAGGTCGAGGCGCGGCTGGATGAGAACGCCGGACATTTCGTCGAGCTGGTGCACCAGGTGTTGCGCGAGCATCATCAGGCCACGGGCGAGCCCGGACTGCTGTGCGCGCCGTTCGACACCGAGCTGTTCGGCCACTGGTGGTTCGAGGGTCCGCGCTGGATCGAGAAGGTGCTGCGCGGTCTGGCGCGCTCCTCCGAGGTCGAGCTGACCAGCGGTTCGGAGTATCTCGACGGCCATCCGCCGACCACGGCCGTGCGCCTGCCCGAGGGCTCGTGGGGCGAAGGCGGGTTCCACTACATCTGGCTCAACGAGTGGACCGACTGGACCTGGAAGCACATCTACTCCGCCGAGTCGCGGATGATCGAGCTGGCGCGCGACTTCGCGCGCAGCGACGATGCCGACCTGCGGCGCGTGCTGCGGCAGGCGGCGCGCGAGCTGCTGCTGCTGGAGTCCAGCGACTGGCAGTTCCTGATCAGCACCTGGAGCGCCCGCGACTACGCCGAGACGCGGCTTGTGGAGCACAACGCGGACTTCACCCGCCTGGCCGCGCTGGCGCAACGCCTGGGCGAGGGCGGAGCGCTGGACGAGGGCGACTGGTTGTTCGTCGGCGAATGCGAGACGCGCGACGACGTTTTCAGAGACGTCGATCCACAATGGTGGGTCGGCGGGAAAGCGGAGTAGACGACCGATGCCGCAACTTCGTAAAGACCCGATCATCGGCCGCTGGGTGATTATCTCCACCGAACGCGCGCGCCGTCCCAACGTTTTTTCCAAGGAGCCCGTGGAAAAAATCGGTCACAAGAACTGCCCGTTCTGCCCGGGCAACGAGTCGCACACCCCATCCGAGATTTTGGCCGACCGCTCCAACGGCTCGCAGCCCGACGGCCCGGGCTGGACCCTGCGCGTGGTGCCCAATAAGTTCCCGGCGCTGCGGGTCGAGGGGCAGCTGGACCGCGAGGGGGTCGGACTCTACGACCAGGAGAGCGGCGTGGGCGCCCACGAGGTGATCATCGAGACGCCGGACCACGATTGCGCGTTCTCGGAATATTCCGACAGCCAGATCGAGGACATCCTGTGGGCCTACCGTGAACGGATGATCGACCTAAAGCGCGACACGCGGATGAAGTACGCGATGATTTTCAAGAACCACGGCGCCAGCGCCGGCGCCAGCCTGGAACATCCGCACAGCCAGCTGATCGCCATGCCGATCGTGCCCAAGAACGTGCTCGAGGAGCTCAAGGGCAGCCGCGAGTACTATGGCTACAAGGAGCGCTGCGTGT
Proteins encoded:
- a CDS encoding response regulator, whose protein sequence is MNLKRVLIGEHDHSQYEALSEFFAGREIQTVWVTTGQQALERFDETNPDLVLIDALLVGMPGVKVIQRLREKPGGGLFKAVLMSSAYRAFQDQYEHLKRLGVDSFLAKPVDVTELERLLRELFALGEPEMPIDVAVGDDRQWISRRIGREGTLAEVPLGKLLYTLYKYERNGALRMISESVSKIVYISRGNPVFVTSNLSNESLGRYLLSREMITTEQYNASLQQMISSGKQHGAVLIEMGVLTPHQLYTALIDQIKEKILKIFAWDDGEYHFTAGDFELDKNLCLSQNAPKLVLEGIRRYMSLQRLEEYFRDFTNVRPVKTKTNLVETGQVVLKPSEMKYYRSVGRQQNIGRILSESSLTLTESLQLLYFLITIEAVVVDRRQQQRRRRKREVGDRRSKREILEAREARAAGGKIPLFQKRVSQAYERYP
- a CDS encoding deoxyhypusine synthase family protein, with translation MSGPRDKIKTYPLSSRHSLVDRDDLGRPRSAGVSFKDWLCGMPRSFGARGMSELARAIVEARQADRPVIVGLGGHVIKTGCSPYLIDLAQRGLISAIVFNGSVMIHDFELAFAGKTSEDVAQSLGRGEFGMATETAEYLNRFIRQGIEAGRGLGGAVGRGILDLVPPYLKISLLAAIERLGLQAYGVIALGTDILHMHPQFPAELCATGCMRDFDALTQIVAQLDGGVYLNLGSAVLLPEVFLKALSVARNIEGAPTNFTTANLDFIQHYRPTQNVITRPVAQGGQGIAITGHHEILIPMLHQTLVEIVSDAR
- a CDS encoding D-sedoheptulose 7-phosphate isomerase; translation: MKELILTHAREGAQLRMRTLEAQAELIQRASQMIADALAAGNKVLICGNGGSAADAQHLAAEWVNRFELERPGMSAIALTIDASTMTSVSNDMGYERIFSRQIEALGRRGDVLIAISTSGSSPNVLLACEVARELGLSVIGLCGPAGSPLSALCDVAIEVPGGRTALIQEVHIAIGHLLCDISERLLFPRDAEHK
- the glgC gene encoding glucose-1-phosphate adenylyltransferase; this encodes MAYKTNPRVLSMILAGGEGSRLQPLTKTRAKPAVPFAGRYRIIDFVLSNFINSRFYRIKVLTQYKSNSLNKHISRGWHLTHVGGNFIEPVPAQQRVGKDWYRGSADAIYQNIEIITDDNPEHVLIFGADHIYKMNVRQMLAEHIERKAECTIAAIPMPCDQAYKFGVLEIDEDWRLIGFQEKPKKPKTIPGRPDLCLISMGNYIFTVDTIIEEVQRDHGAESQHDFGRNIIPGMYKQRYVHVYDFSRNSVPGMSQNERGYWRDVGDIDTYWETHMDLISVSPRLDIHNVQWPIHTYYFPYPPAKFIFDDEQGKRLGVATNSLVSEGAIISGGHIDRSILSPMVRINSYSYVSESILFEDVNIGRHAMIKRAIIDKHVDVPPGAKIGYDLEEDKRRFHVTASGIVVVPKRHQFK
- a CDS encoding glycoside hydrolase family 57 protein translates to MQRLSVLFLWHMHQPDYSHGLDGDYRLPWVRLHACKGYYEMIAALRPFERIGATFNFSPCLIAQLEDYAQRGLETPETCLQLSLKSPGDLTHDEVDRLLSDFFNANWDTMVRPEPGYARLLEKRGLRSSPQYLAQARRSFSKQDLLDLQVWFNLAWCGPAACRDLPQLAQLKRKGMQFSAQDKREVLVAQIELVRRVLAEYREAAQQGRIEISASPFYHPILPLLIDSRFAHRASPERDLPFRFRAPRDARDQIERGLDRMQRWLGTRPSGVWPSEGSICPELIGMLAEAGVEWIASDEGVLARSLDRHAEREDWLYRPYTVRRNGSQVRALFRDHQLSDLIGFTYSKNDPRESAEDFVGRLQSIGERTAGRGDEPCVAVVLDGENAWEYFPGGGERFLEALYSKLESQPNLRVERIGEYLSRVREPATIERLHSGSWINADYNVWIGHPEENQAWNLLGQTRQMLVSRQRRGPALEQSKIDRAWELIYQAEGSDWFWWFGDDFTNPQKDVFDGLFRSKLAAVFRELDEPLPDELQRPLSRDEHQADPLEPPLDFITPRIDGRVTHFYEWENAGVLKFGQSRGQMHLGRSLLANAFYGFDLQNFYLRLDPCAELLSEPEVMASLLIEGPATFEARFALRFDGSLSSYTLSRSEGGEQQIESIAGHDVIELALPFAAINAEVDQRYRLQLRLYKSGIELDRLPRYDSLELQIPDKSFQNLMWSC
- a CDS encoding DUF1926 domain-containing protein produces the protein MSNLKAFLSLTIHNHQPVGNFDWVFQGAFERCYEPFIAMLAEHPSIKVGLHYSGPLLDWFEQNQPQFIDKLAVLVNRGQVEMLGGGYYEPILSVLPEADALGQLAMLADWIERRLGQAPRGIWLTERIWEPGLPDLLSRANVKYTLADDNHFRYAGLSEDQLAGYYLTENRGKRMAVFPIDRTLRYTIPFKQPEQTIEHLRQRSRLWPGVLLNYGDDGEKFGLWPGTHEWVYGERWLERFFTALEESADWLETITPGAALERFERVGRVYLPTASYHEMMQWALPAQAAADMAQLVDELKERGEYERMLPFIRGGFWNNFFVKYPESNRMHKRMLHVSRMLDSAGQAAPEAARHALYRSQCNCAYWHGLFGGLYLNYLRHAVYENILAAQRLLDEATGDLQGRVEVEQEDYDCCGIDELLVRSTKLCATVQPGYGGGLSEISFRPRDFCLTDVLARRYEAYHSRLSNAQSPGADQGDPQSIHDRVQVKEQGLENLLYYDWHERLCVLDHLLGEGYDLEALESASYREWGDFVNQPYEVAAVVAPQHGAAQIRLVRDGGLWIGGDCHCFTIQKSYRFFPDSADVEIGLTLINRSTQHQSINYGCEFNLTLLCGDQPDRRCEINGAADEQSSMGGRGVSPEVRRVVLIDEASGFRVKLEVDRPCELFRWPIETVSQSDGGFERTYQGSCLLFVHSFELEPDQQAQIKFKLCIEEVPK
- a CDS encoding DUF1957 domain-containing protein, with product MSTIGSFTFVLHSHLPYVLSHGRWPHGTDWLNEAAAETYLPLLDVFGRLAAEGLPIKLTLGITPILAEQLSSLDFAREFNGYLKQRIEGCETDIAHFTRTKQTQMGRLAGMWLDFYRRTHLRFTEHYDEDIVGAFAKLQERGLIEIITSAATHGYLPLLGYDEAVRAQVRAGVETYKRHFGCAPRGIWLPECAYRPAYPWKPPVASQARLPMERERLGVEELLAENGIEYFITDSHMLVGGKAIGAYLDRFDALRNLWSQMDRSTKIEGKPQSPYGVYAVASREGQRDVCSVLVRDPRTGVQVWSGEHGYPGDGQYLEFHKKHFPSGNRYWRVTGSKADLADKQIYDPEQVEARLDENAGHFVELVHQVLREHHQATGEPGLLCAPFDTELFGHWWFEGPRWIEKVLRGLARSSEVELTSGSEYLDGHPPTTAVRLPEGSWGEGGFHYIWLNEWTDWTWKHIYSAESRMIELARDFARSDDADLRRVLRQAARELLLLESSDWQFLISTWSARDYAETRLVEHNADFTRLAALAQRLGEGGALDEGDWLFVGECETRDDVFRDVDPQWWVGGKAE
- the galT gene encoding galactose-1-phosphate uridylyltransferase, with the translated sequence MPQLRKDPIIGRWVIISTERARRPNVFSKEPVEKIGHKNCPFCPGNESHTPSEILADRSNGSQPDGPGWTLRVVPNKFPALRVEGQLDREGVGLYDQESGVGAHEVIIETPDHDCAFSEYSDSQIEDILWAYRERMIDLKRDTRMKYAMIFKNHGASAGASLEHPHSQLIAMPIVPKNVLEELKGSREYYGYKERCVFCDIVRQETRDPERLIAENTDFVAIAPFASRFPFEIWILPKHHDSCFEDAQKHEFAFLAKIFSEVMKRLDRALDSPAFNFYLHTSPFGEQHNEYYHWHFEIMPRLSKLAGFERGTGFYINPTPPEQAAKYLRRIEL